The following are from one region of the Oscillatoria salina IIICB1 genome:
- a CDS encoding HAD-IIIC family phosphatase encodes MIVKSEQKQHQQTTKKTIKCLVWDLDNTLWKGVLLEDERVELANRVVEIIKTLDSRGILQSIASKNDRAKAMEKLQEFGLQDYFLYPQINWNSKAHSLQQIAEKINIGIDAIAFIDDRMFELEEVQFSLPEVLCINACNLYKLLTMPEFNPRFITEDSQKRRLMYLSDLERKQAESEFIGTQEAFLATLKMHLTISTAKEEDLQRAEELTVRTNQLNTTGYTYSYEQLDRFRQSKQHKLLIASLTDKYGDYGKIGLVLVECLDNCWTIKLFLMSCRVMSRGVGTVMLNYLLNLAQEKNVPLRAEFVANNRNRMMYITYKFAGFKEIDKQDNLVILENNFQQIQPFPDYLKIDITD; translated from the coding sequence ATGATTGTTAAATCTGAACAAAAACAGCATCAGCAAACAACTAAAAAAACAATTAAATGTTTAGTTTGGGATTTAGATAATACCCTCTGGAAAGGTGTCTTGCTGGAGGACGAGCGAGTTGAATTAGCTAATCGGGTAGTTGAGATTATCAAGACTTTAGACAGTCGAGGGATTTTACAATCGATCGCTAGTAAAAACGATCGCGCAAAAGCGATGGAGAAATTGCAAGAATTTGGCTTGCAAGACTATTTTCTCTATCCGCAAATTAACTGGAACTCCAAAGCTCATTCTCTGCAACAAATTGCTGAAAAAATTAATATTGGGATTGACGCGATCGCGTTTATCGACGATCGGATGTTTGAACTGGAAGAAGTACAGTTTTCTCTTCCAGAAGTCTTATGTATCAATGCTTGTAACCTATATAAGCTATTAACAATGCCCGAATTTAATCCTCGTTTTATTACTGAGGATTCGCAAAAACGAAGGTTGATGTACCTCAGCGATTTAGAGCGCAAGCAAGCCGAGTCAGAATTTATTGGTACTCAAGAAGCATTTTTAGCTACCCTCAAAATGCACTTGACTATTTCCACTGCAAAAGAAGAAGATTTACAAAGAGCAGAAGAATTAACAGTCAGAACCAATCAACTCAACACCACAGGCTATACTTATTCCTACGAACAACTCGATCGATTTCGCCAATCAAAGCAGCATAAATTATTAATCGCTAGTTTAACCGATAAGTATGGAGACTATGGGAAAATTGGCTTAGTTTTAGTTGAATGTCTCGACAATTGTTGGACAATAAAGCTTTTCCTCATGTCCTGTCGGGTTATGTCTAGAGGAGTAGGGACAGTGATGCTGAATTATTTGCTTAATTTAGCTCAAGAAAAAAACGTTCCCCTCCGTGCCGAATTTGTCGCCAACAATCGCAACCGGATGATGTATATTACTTATAAATTTGCTGGCTTTAAAGAGATTGACAAGCAAGATAACTTAGTAATTCTCGAAAATAATTTCCAGCAAATTCAGCCTTTCCCAGATTATCTAAAAATTGACATAACTGATTAA
- a CDS encoding non-ribosomal peptide synthetase, with the protein MSLSAKSQLSPAKQALLEKRLRGKKVKSQDSELPTIIPQPEAQNEPFPLTDIQQAYWIGRQGAFELGNVATHLYLEIDTFDLNLEHFSHAWQQIIERHGMLRAIVQNNGEQRILEQVPAYQIKVWDLREETPETAKNRLAEIRERLDHQIFAAEKWPLFEIQASLLNNQRVRLHFSFDILICDAWSLGIISRELAQLMENPKASLPRLELSFRDYVLAEIEFRKSETYRRSLNYWQNLLPSLPPSPELPLEKSLATIKQPRIMRRSGKLASTTWQKIKQQATKLGVTPTGLLLTAFTEILTLWSKNPRFTLTLTLFNTLPIHSQVNDLVGDFTSLTLLAVDNSEPDSFVERVKRIQKQFWDALDHRYVSGVHILRELARRQERNSGAIMPVVFTSTLMGDTSSRDSLPMSWLGDIVYSVSQTPQVYLDHQVYEDNNALIFYWDAVEELFPAGLLDDMFNAYSDFLERLANEEKIWQTKTRKLLPITQKKQIAAINCTDKPIPEKVLLHSGFFEQALLHPQQTAIVSSDRILTYRELRDRANYLATQLQQLGATPNQLIAILMEKGWEQIVAVLGVLASGAAYLPIDPKLPTERQWYLLESGKVQWVLTQSHLDTLKLPENVQRLNLDTSEVSDSNITLKYVTQPTDLAYVIYTSGSTGKPKGVTIDHRGAVNTILDINQRFQVNSKDRIFALSSLSFDLSVYDTFGTLSAGGTIVIPDADGTKNPAHWLQLITENQVTVWNSVPQLMQMLVEYTTGSSTQLLPSLRLVMLSGDWLPLSLPEQIRALSPKVQLISLGGATEASIWSILYPIEKVDSTWKSIPYGRPMANQHFYVLNEAMSPCPIWVPGQLYIGGIGLAKGYWDNPEKTNASFIIHPQTQERLYKTGDLGRYLPNGNIEFLGREDFQVKINGHRIELGEIESTLKLHPLIREVVLTTVAETEESQQLVAYLVLKSNQNNPENLSANEWRNFLEQKLPEYMIPAHFIILETLPLTVNGKIDRRALPVPKNIRTPEKFAFVKPQTEIQQSIAAIWREILQLEEVGIHDNFFELGGNSLLLIKTQVRLQEIFAQELSVVEMIKSPTIDALAKFFTSGEAIETAAKQGQTRAEYRESLKNLRQQRTNFRKKLKQN; encoded by the coding sequence ATGTCATTATCAGCAAAATCGCAGCTATCACCAGCCAAACAAGCCCTTTTAGAAAAACGCTTACGAGGTAAAAAAGTCAAGTCTCAAGATAGCGAACTACCAACAATAATTCCTCAACCAGAAGCACAAAATGAACCCTTTCCCCTCACTGATATTCAACAAGCTTATTGGATTGGTCGTCAAGGAGCTTTTGAATTAGGAAATGTTGCCACTCATTTGTATTTAGAAATCGATACATTTGACTTAAATTTAGAACATTTTAGCCACGCATGGCAGCAAATAATCGAACGTCATGGTATGCTACGAGCAATCGTCCAAAATAATGGCGAACAGCGAATTTTAGAGCAAGTTCCCGCTTATCAAATTAAAGTTTGGGACTTGCGAGAAGAAACCCCAGAAACAGCAAAAAATCGCTTGGCTGAAATTCGGGAAAGATTAGACCACCAAATTTTTGCTGCTGAAAAGTGGCCCCTCTTTGAAATTCAAGCATCTCTGCTAAATAATCAACGAGTGAGGCTACATTTTAGCTTTGATATCTTAATTTGTGATGCTTGGAGTTTGGGAATTATTAGTCGAGAATTGGCTCAACTAATGGAAAACCCAAAAGCATCTCTTCCTCGTTTAGAACTATCATTTCGAGACTATGTTTTAGCAGAAATTGAGTTTCGTAAATCGGAAACCTACCGTCGTTCGCTAAATTATTGGCAAAATCTTCTTCCTAGTTTACCACCATCGCCCGAACTACCTTTAGAAAAAAGTTTAGCCACAATTAAACAACCGCGCATTATGCGCCGAAGCGGAAAATTAGCCTCAACCACCTGGCAAAAAATTAAACAACAAGCAACAAAATTAGGTGTAACTCCTACGGGATTATTGTTAACAGCATTTACGGAAATTCTTACGCTTTGGAGTAAAAATCCTCGCTTTACGCTCACGTTAACTTTGTTTAATACTTTGCCCATCCATTCCCAAGTAAATGATCTTGTCGGAGACTTCACTTCCTTAACTTTATTAGCAGTAGATAACTCCGAACCAGACTCGTTTGTAGAGCGAGTTAAACGTATCCAAAAACAATTTTGGGATGCCCTCGACCATCGTTATGTTAGTGGCGTACATATTTTGCGAGAATTAGCCCGGAGACAAGAAAGAAATTCGGGTGCAATAATGCCTGTGGTATTTACAAGTACCTTAATGGGTGATACAAGCAGCAGAGACTCTTTACCGATGTCATGGTTAGGAGACATTGTTTATAGCGTCAGCCAAACACCACAAGTTTATTTAGATCATCAAGTTTATGAAGACAATAATGCTTTAATTTTCTATTGGGATGCAGTAGAAGAACTATTTCCCGCCGGACTTTTAGATGATATGTTTAATGCTTACAGTGACTTTCTTGAACGTCTGGCGAATGAAGAGAAAATTTGGCAAACGAAGACAAGAAAACTGTTACCAATAACACAAAAAAAACAGATTGCCGCGATTAATTGTACTGACAAACCAATTCCGGAAAAAGTTTTACTGCATAGTGGTTTTTTCGAGCAAGCTTTGTTGCATCCCCAGCAAACAGCCATAGTCAGTAGCGATCGTATTTTAACTTATCGAGAATTACGCGATCGCGCAAATTACCTCGCAACTCAACTCCAACAACTCGGCGCAACTCCTAACCAATTAATTGCTATTCTGATGGAGAAAGGATGGGAACAAATTGTCGCTGTTTTGGGGGTTTTAGCTTCTGGGGCTGCTTATTTACCCATTGACCCCAAACTACCCACCGAGCGACAATGGTATTTGTTAGAGTCAGGAAAAGTTCAATGGGTACTTACTCAATCCCATCTTGACACTTTAAAATTACCTGAAAATGTCCAACGCCTTAATCTAGATACTAGCGAAGTTTCTGACTCTAATATTACCCTAAAATATGTCACCCAACCCACCGATTTAGCTTATGTAATCTACACTTCCGGTTCCACTGGAAAACCCAAAGGAGTCACAATCGATCATCGAGGTGCAGTTAATACCATTCTCGACATCAATCAACGCTTTCAGGTAAACTCAAAAGACCGCATATTTGCCTTATCATCTCTCAGTTTCGATCTCTCAGTTTATGACACTTTTGGCACTTTAAGCGCCGGAGGAACCATTGTTATTCCTGATGCCGATGGTACTAAAAATCCTGCTCATTGGCTACAATTAATAACTGAAAACCAAGTTACAGTTTGGAACTCCGTACCCCAACTAATGCAAATGTTAGTTGAATATACAACAGGTTCCTCCACACAATTACTTCCCTCACTCAGGTTAGTAATGTTAAGTGGAGACTGGCTACCTTTAAGCTTACCCGAACAAATTCGCGCCTTATCTCCAAAAGTGCAGCTAATTAGCTTAGGAGGAGCCACAGAAGCTTCAATTTGGTCGATTCTTTATCCGATTGAAAAAGTTGACTCAACTTGGAAAAGTATACCCTACGGTCGTCCAATGGCTAACCAGCATTTTTATGTTTTGAATGAAGCAATGTCACCTTGTCCAATTTGGGTTCCCGGACAGCTTTATATCGGTGGAATTGGATTAGCTAAAGGCTATTGGGATAATCCAGAAAAAACTAATGCTAGCTTTATTATTCATCCTCAAACTCAAGAAAGATTGTATAAAACTGGCGATTTAGGACGTTATTTACCGAATGGTAATATTGAGTTTCTCGGACGAGAAGATTTCCAAGTAAAAATTAATGGTCATCGTATTGAACTTGGTGAGATTGAATCAACATTAAAACTTCATCCTTTGATTAGAGAAGTAGTTCTGACTACTGTTGCTGAAACTGAGGAAAGTCAGCAGTTAGTAGCTTATTTAGTTCTGAAATCAAATCAAAATAATCCTGAAAATTTATCTGCAAATGAATGGCGTAATTTCCTAGAACAAAAACTGCCTGAATACATGATTCCGGCTCACTTTATCATTCTCGAAACTTTGCCTTTAACAGTTAATGGAAAAATCGATCGCCGCGCTTTACCCGTACCGAAAAATATTCGTACTCCTGAAAAATTCGCCTTTGTCAAACCCCAAACTGAAATTCAACAAAGTATTGCTGCAATTTGGCGAGAAATTCTCCAATTAGAAGAGGTAGGAATTCATGATAACTTCTTTGAATTAGGAGGCAATTCCCTACTTTTAATTAAAACCCAAGTTAGATTACAAGAAATTTTTGCTCAAGAATTATCAGTTGTGGAGATGATTAAATCTCCAACTATTGATGCTCTTGCCAAATTTTTCACATCGGGAGAAGCAATAGAAACTGCTGCCAAACAAGGTCAAACTCGTGCAGAATATCGCGAGTCACTCAAGAATTTAAGACAACAACGAACAAATTTTAGAAAAAAATTAAAGCAAAATTAA